TTTTCACCATATTTATTATTTAGAAAGAAGAAGTATATAATGATGTTAAGCTTAAGAACTTCTGCAGACATTTACTTGGAAGAGGCTGACTAACTGTTAAAGAAAGGAGACTTAATACAAGCATCAGAGAAACTCTATAAAGCAGCAGAAGAAGCAATAAAACTCTTAGCAACTGAGAAGAATGTTAGTGTTTTATCTAAGGTTAAAAAGGAAGATAGGTGGAAATCTGAGTACCTATTTGATGCTTCCTTACAGCTCTTTGTATTTTATCCTGAAATTAAGGATATATGGAAGAGTGCGTGGATTCTTCACGTGGAGGGTTTTCACGAAACTAGGTTAGATGAAAACAAAATTAAATTTTATGCCGAGAACGTTAAAAAGTTACGTAAAATCTTAGAACCATTTCTTTAGTAACTTCACATAGTCGGCTGACAATAATTCAAGGTATGATGAAGGGATCTTAAATATTAAACCTAACCCCATCATTGTAAGTGTATCCTTAAATACGTTCAAAGCCT
This genomic interval from Acidianus sp. HS-5 contains the following:
- a CDS encoding PaREP1 family protein; this encodes MLKKGDLIQASEKLYKAAEEAIKLLATEKNVSVLSKVKKEDRWKSEYLFDASLQLFVFYPEIKDIWKSAWILHVEGFHETRLDENKIKFYAENVKKLRKILEPFL